In one Pseudodesulfovibrio tunisiensis genomic region, the following are encoded:
- a CDS encoding beta-ketoacyl-ACP synthase III — protein MHTDFILRGLGRHAPDRILTNADLETMVETSDEWITTRTGIRQRHIVSPGEGCTDLAYGAAKMALKDAGIEADDLTHILLATYTSDYVIPQGACVLEEKLGVKGKIALDVSAACSGFLFALETARGFVALDRNAKVLVVASEVNTHRANFTDRATCVLFGDAAGAVVVTAGDPEDGPRVLDVKLGTDGGLGDLLTVKGGGSMSTYKEGEPVRDDYFIQMQGREVYKHAVRNMTGVCKEILERNNLSVDDVNVLLPHQANLRIIEAVGKKLGVPEEKVYVNVDRYGNTSAASVPLALSEARDNGFIKKGDLVLLTTFGGGFTWGAALVRF, from the coding sequence ATGCACACCGATTTCATTCTTCGCGGCCTCGGCCGTCATGCCCCGGACAGAATCCTGACCAACGCCGATCTGGAAACCATGGTGGAGACTTCGGACGAATGGATCACCACCCGGACCGGCATCCGCCAACGCCACATCGTGAGTCCGGGAGAAGGCTGCACCGACCTGGCATACGGGGCCGCCAAAATGGCCCTGAAGGACGCCGGCATCGAAGCCGACGACCTGACACACATCCTTCTCGCCACCTACACTTCCGATTACGTGATTCCTCAGGGAGCCTGCGTTCTCGAGGAGAAGCTCGGAGTCAAGGGCAAGATCGCGCTCGACGTGTCCGCTGCCTGCTCCGGCTTCCTGTTCGCGCTGGAGACCGCACGCGGTTTCGTGGCGCTGGACAGGAACGCCAAGGTGCTGGTCGTGGCCAGCGAGGTGAACACCCACCGCGCAAATTTCACGGACCGCGCCACCTGCGTGCTGTTCGGCGATGCGGCCGGAGCCGTGGTGGTCACTGCGGGCGACCCCGAGGACGGGCCACGCGTTCTGGACGTGAAGCTGGGCACGGACGGCGGTCTGGGCGACCTGCTCACGGTCAAGGGCGGCGGCTCCATGTCCACCTACAAGGAAGGCGAACCGGTCCGCGACGACTATTTCATCCAGATGCAGGGCCGCGAGGTCTACAAGCACGCCGTGCGCAACATGACCGGCGTGTGCAAGGAAATTCTGGAACGCAACAACCTGTCCGTGGACGACGTGAACGTGCTCCTGCCCCATCAGGCCAACCTGCGCATCATCGAGGCCGTGGGCAAGAAGCTGGGCGTGCCCGAGGAAAAGGTCTACGTGAACGTGGACCGCTACGGCAACACGTCCGCGGCTTCCGTGCCCCTCGCCCTGTCCGAGGCGCGGGACAACGGGTTCATAAAAAAGGGCGATCTGGTGCTGCTGACCACCTTTGGCGGCGGCTTCACCTGGGGCGCGGCTCTGGTCCGCTTCTAA
- the fabG gene encoding 3-oxoacyl-[acyl-carrier-protein] reductase, producing the protein MSDLPKVALVTGGSRGIGRAVAERLAADGFDIHLTYVSRPEQADETVAAIEKLGRKARAFKLDSGDRDAIASFFKEEIKGKVELGALVNNAGITRDGLMMRMKDEDWDKVIQINLTGCFAFVREASRIMGKQRSGAIINIASVVGQMGNAGQANYCSAKAGLIGLTKSAARELAGRGITVNAVAPGFIETDMTAVLPEKAVNAMMEQIPLKRLGKAEDIAAAVSFLASPGGAYVTGQVIAVNGGMYM; encoded by the coding sequence ATGAGCGATCTTCCCAAAGTCGCCCTGGTCACCGGAGGTTCCCGCGGAATCGGCCGGGCAGTGGCCGAACGGCTCGCGGCCGACGGCTTCGACATCCATCTGACCTACGTGAGCCGTCCGGAACAGGCCGACGAAACCGTTGCCGCCATTGAAAAGCTCGGCCGCAAGGCACGGGCCTTCAAGCTCGACTCCGGCGATCGTGACGCCATTGCTTCGTTTTTCAAGGAAGAAATCAAGGGGAAAGTCGAACTGGGCGCGCTGGTGAACAACGCCGGCATCACCCGGGACGGCCTGATGATGCGCATGAAGGATGAGGACTGGGACAAGGTCATCCAGATCAACCTCACCGGCTGCTTCGCCTTTGTTCGGGAAGCTTCCAGAATCATGGGCAAGCAGCGCTCTGGGGCCATCATCAACATCGCTTCCGTCGTGGGCCAGATGGGCAACGCGGGGCAGGCCAACTACTGCTCTGCCAAGGCCGGGCTCATCGGCCTGACCAAATCCGCAGCGCGCGAACTGGCCGGTCGGGGCATCACGGTCAATGCCGTTGCCCCGGGATTCATCGAAACCGACATGACTGCCGTTCTGCCGGAAAAAGCCGTGAATGCCATGATGGAACAGATTCCGCTGAAACGCCTCGGGAAGGCCGAGGACATAGCGGCCGCCGTGTCGTTCCTGGCAAGCCCGGGCGGCGCCTACGTCACCGGACAGGTGATCGCCGTGAACGGCGGCATGTACATGTAG
- a CDS encoding acyl carrier protein produces MSEYAEKVKEIIVDQLGVSADEVVENAAFVEDLGADSLDLTELIMAMEETFDLEIDDEEAQKIVKVKDAISFIEKAQG; encoded by the coding sequence ATGTCCGAATACGCCGAAAAAGTTAAGGAAATCATTGTGGACCAGCTGGGTGTGAGCGCTGACGAAGTGGTCGAGAACGCTGCTTTCGTCGAAGACCTCGGTGCCGACTCCCTGGACCTGACCGAGCTCATCATGGCCATGGAAGAGACCTTCGATCTGGAGATCGACGACGAGGAAGCCCAGAAGATCGTCAAGGTCAAGGACGCCATCAGCTTCATCGAGAAAGCTCAGGGCTAA
- the fabF gene encoding beta-ketoacyl-ACP synthase II, whose translation MNRVVVTSIAAITPIGNDVETSWQNLLAGKSGIGPITKFDCTDFDTKIAGEVKDFDPTEYIDKKAARRMETFTQYAVACTKQLFRDANWTIPDEEKHRAGTIIGVGLGGLQTIETMHTKLLQKGPGRISPFFIPILIANMAAGQVSIEAGAMGPNICTTTACASGTHAVGSAYTDIMLGRADIMVCGGAESTITPLGVAGFNAMRALSTRNDEPELASRPFDADRTGFIMGEGCGLLLLESLDHALERGANILAEVVGFGASGDAHHMTAPPEDGAGMALAMSAAIHEAGIDPSEVDHINAHGTSTKLNDLCETRAIHKVFGSHAEDIAITANKSQIGHLLGAAGGVESAFAVKTLTEGVIPGTVNRTNPDPECDLDYCVEGPRDQQAEFVLSNSFGFGGTNACMLYKRYKG comes from the coding sequence ATGAACAGGGTAGTAGTCACCAGCATAGCAGCCATCACTCCCATCGGGAATGACGTGGAAACCAGCTGGCAGAACCTGCTGGCCGGAAAGTCCGGCATCGGCCCCATCACCAAATTCGATTGCACTGATTTCGACACCAAGATCGCCGGTGAGGTAAAGGATTTCGATCCGACCGAGTACATTGACAAGAAAGCCGCCCGCCGCATGGAGACCTTCACCCAGTATGCGGTGGCCTGCACCAAACAGCTCTTCAGGGATGCGAACTGGACCATCCCCGACGAGGAAAAGCATCGCGCCGGCACCATCATCGGCGTGGGGCTCGGCGGTCTGCAGACCATCGAGACCATGCACACCAAGCTCCTGCAAAAGGGACCGGGACGCATCTCCCCGTTCTTCATCCCCATTCTCATCGCCAACATGGCGGCGGGCCAGGTTTCCATCGAAGCCGGAGCAATGGGACCGAACATCTGCACCACCACGGCCTGCGCGTCCGGCACCCATGCCGTGGGCTCGGCCTATACCGACATCATGCTCGGCCGTGCGGACATCATGGTCTGCGGCGGAGCCGAATCCACCATCACCCCGCTGGGCGTGGCCGGATTCAACGCCATGAGGGCCCTGTCCACGCGCAACGACGAGCCCGAGCTGGCCTCCCGCCCCTTTGACGCGGACCGCACCGGATTCATCATGGGCGAAGGCTGCGGCCTGCTGCTTCTGGAATCCCTGGATCACGCTCTGGAGCGCGGCGCGAACATTCTGGCCGAAGTGGTCGGTTTCGGCGCGTCCGGCGATGCGCATCACATGACCGCACCGCCCGAGGACGGCGCGGGCATGGCTCTGGCCATGAGCGCGGCCATCCACGAGGCAGGCATCGATCCGTCCGAGGTGGACCACATCAATGCCCACGGCACGTCCACCAAGCTCAACGACCTGTGCGAAACCCGGGCCATTCACAAGGTCTTCGGCTCCCATGCGGAAGACATCGCCATCACCGCCAACAAGTCCCAGATCGGACACCTGCTCGGCGCTGCCGGCGGCGTGGAATCCGCATTCGCGGTCAAGACCCTGACGGAAGGCGTGATTCCCGGAACCGTCAACCGCACCAATCCGGACCCGGAATGCGATCTGGACTACTGCGTTGAAGGCCCGCGCGACCAGCAGGCGGAATTCGTACTCAGCAACTCCTTCGGATTCGGTGGCACCAACGCCTGCATGCTGTACAAGCGTTACAAAGGATAG